A single genomic interval of Cucumis sativus cultivar 9930 chromosome 7, Cucumber_9930_V3, whole genome shotgun sequence harbors:
- the LOC101211149 gene encoding zinc finger CCCH domain-containing protein 2: MSSSVCADHQHNKSPFSSFQSSSSSSSCSSSFLHHINLPPTKNHLEMSSDSPRFSYAVESLLQKFLPFNGEDELEEDGDPYSSDHFRMYEFKVRRCTRSRSHDWTDCPFAHPGEKARRRDPRRFHYSGTMCPEFRRGGCGRGDGCEFAHGVFECWLHPARYRTEACKDGKNCKRKVCFFAHSPRELRLLPPVSNFQTGSCSSPNNKRSSSSLRSPSTASASNHCCLFCHCGGAAVTSSPTSTLFGMSHLSPPHSPPHSPGKPINGFSPISRYNPDQSKLNGVLSYKDALTELMSSIESMNMDDANATLAAAAAAASGPRQTIPWIDVSSLNNEDQLQFVLSPSTPNVSTASVKFSVENNNNNGWASAYASASTSASDPDLGWVNDLLM; the protein is encoded by the coding sequence ATGAGCAGTAGTGTTTGTGCTGATCACCAACACAACAAAtcccctttctcttcttttcaatcttcttcttcttcttcttcctgttcttcctcttttcttcacCACATTAACCTTCCCCCTACGAAGAACCACCTTGAAATGTCTTCTGATTCACCCCGCTTTTCCTATGCTGTTGAATCTCTTTTGCAGAAATTTTTGCCTTTTAATGGTGAGGATGAATTAGAGGAAGATGGGGATCCCTATTCTTCAGATCATTTTCGGATGTATGAGTTTAAGGTAAGGCGGTGTACTCGTAGTCGGAGTCATGATTGGACGGATTGTCCCTTTGCTCATCCTGGAGAGAAGGCACGACGTCGTGATCCTCGTCGCTTTCATTACTCTGGTACCATGTGTCCGGAGTTTCGTCGCGGCGGTTGTGGTCGTGGTGATGGATGTGAGTTCGCTCATGGAGTTTTTGAGTGTTGGCTTCATCCGGCCAGGTATCGGACTGAAGCTTGTAAAGATGGAAAGAATTGTAAGAGGAAGGTTTGTTTCTTTGCTCATTCACCTCGTGAGCTTCGTCTTTTGCCTCCTGTCAGCAATTTCCAAACCGGTTCTTGTTCTTCGCCCAATAATAAACGAAGTTCTTCTTCGCTTAGATCTCCCTCTACTGCCTCTGCTTCTAATCACTGCTGTTTGTTTTGTCATTGCGGTGGAGCCGCCGTTACTTCCTCACCGACTTCTACGCTTTTCGGAATGTCTCACCTATCTCCGCCGCACTCTCCCCCGCACTCGCCGGGAAAACCTATAAACGGATTTTCCCCGATTTCCAGGTACAATCCTGATCAGTCTAAGTTAAACGGAGTTTTGAGCTATAAAGATGCACTGACTGAGCTCATGAGCTCAATCGAATCTATGAATATGGATGACGCCAATGCAACTTtagccgccgccgccgccgcgGCTTCCGGTCCAAGACAAACAATCCCTTGGATCGATGTTTCCTCTCTCAACAATGAAGATCAACTGCAGTTCGTTCTCTCACCTTCTACTCCAAATGTCTCCACCGCGTCAGTGAAATTTTCCgttgaaaacaataataataatggatgGGCCTCCGCGTACGCCTCGGCCTCCACCTCTGCCTCCGATCCAGATCTGGGATGGGTTAATGATCTGCTGATGTAA
- the LOC101211399 gene encoding probable protein phosphatase 2C 58 codes for MTTGREILHKMKVKAGFCSSSAADTGGKGKGKVTTAKINNNVSYGSYLVKGKAKHPMEDYLVTDFKRVNEHDLGLFAIFDGHLGHDVANFLQNNLFDNILKQGDLWSETRKAIKRAYKKTDEEILDKVKQLGKGGSTAVTAILIDAHKLVVANVGDSRAVLCKNGVAYQLSVDHEPSKEKRDIESRGGFVSNLPGDVPRVDGQLAVARAFGDKSLKIHLSSEPDVEVKTVDETTEFMILASDGIWKVITNQEAVESIRHVKDATLAAKRLIDEAISRKSTDDISCIVVRFR; via the exons ATGACAACCGGAAGAGAAATTCTCCACAAGATGAAG GTGAAGGCAGGGTTTTGTAGTTCATCGGCAGCGGATACAggagggaaagggaaagggaaagtgACGACGGCaaagattaataataatgtaagTTATGGGAGTTATTTGGTGAAGGGAAAAGCCAAACATCCAATGGAAGATTATTTAGTCACCGATTTCAAGAGAGTCAACGAACATGATTTGGGTCtgtttgctatttttgatGGACATCTGGGACATGATGTTGCTAATTTCTTGCAGAACAATCTCTTTGATAACATCCTTAAacag GGTGATTTGTGGAGCGAAACAAGAAAGGCAATAAAAAGAGCATACAAGAAAACAGACGAAGAGATATTGGATAAAGTGAAGCAACTTGGAAAAGGAGGATCAACGGCTGTGACTGCCATCTTGATCGACGCTCATAAACTGGTGGTTGCCAACGTCGGAGATTCTAGAGCTGTTTTGTGCAAAAACGGCGTCGCTTACCAACTTTCCGTTGACCATGAACCCagtaaagagaaaagagacATCGAAAGCCGTGGTGGTTTTGTATCAAATCTTCCAG GCGATGTTCCTCGTGTCGATGGTCAATTGGCAGTTGCCAGAGCATTTGGCGATAAGAGCTTGAAAATCCACCTCAGCTCAGAACCTGACGTGGAAGTCAAAACGGTTGACGAAACTACGGAGTTCATGATTTTGGCCAGCGACGGCATATGGAAG GTCATCACAAATCAAGAAGCGGTAGAATCAATTAGACATGTAAAGGATGCGACCTTAGCAGCCAAACGACTTATCGACGAAGCAATTTCTAGGAAAAGCACGGATGACATATCGTGCATTGTTGTTAGGTTtcgatga